Proteins from a genomic interval of Zingiber officinale cultivar Zhangliang chromosome 1B, Zo_v1.1, whole genome shotgun sequence:
- the LOC121991397 gene encoding C-type lectin receptor-like tyrosine-protein kinase At1g52310 isoform X1: MEEGGGSGSVGGGGSRDVAFLSSFLICFFLAVVSAQDPYCPDGWHVSPSKNKCFMHMTGSLPWVQSERVCQNFSGYLAALTSVDELSFAQSLCAGSIRGCWVGGRGYNSSLGFRWKWSDNISRWNESVFPGKSFHFDCSSASCNRMSPPDLCTLVPNSHVALVAESCNTSHDYICMVTRAENKCSHKLCHMEYMIALAAVSGLILFITLVVVVWLLVYRRSKKRRRSRKISSPSTAALVPPLWKVFTSEELRSITKNFSEGNRLLGDAKTGGTYSGLLPDGSRVAVKRLKRYSLQRKKEFYSEIGRVAKLHHPNLVAVKGCCYDHGDRYIIYEFVANGPLDRWLHHMPRGGRSLDWAMRMRVATTLAQGIAFLHDKVKPQVVHRDIRASNVLLDEEFGSHLMGVGLSKIVPWEVMHERTKTAGTYGYLAPEFMYRNELTTKSDVYSFGVLLLEIISGRRPSQAVESVGWQTIFEWATPLVQSHRYVELLDPFISDIPEVGVIQKAVDLVYSCTQLVPSVRPRMSHVVHQLQQLGLRALSEQPRSGTSTSATSPMLPLEVEYPR, encoded by the exons ATGGAGGAGGGAGGAGGTAGTGGCAGTGTTGGTGGCGGTGGATCTAGGGATGttgccttcctctcctccttcctcATCTGCTTCTTCCTTGCTGTCGTCTCAGCTCAAGACC CATACTGCCCTGATGGTTGGCATGTCAGTCCCAGTAAGAACAAATGCTTTATGCATATGACTGGTTCTCTGCCTTGGGTTCAATCAGAGAGAGTCTGCCAGAATTTTAGTGGCTATTTGGCAGCCCTCACTTCAGTTGATGAGTTGAGTTTTGCTCAAAGCTTATGCGCTGGAAGCATTAGAGGATGCTGGGTGGGAGGACGAGGTTATAATTCTTCTCTCGGATTTCGCTGGAAATGGTCTGACAATATTTCGAGATGGAATGAATCTGTTTTCCCTGGCAAATCTTTTCATTTTGATTGTTCAAGTGCTTCGTGCAACAGAATGAGCCCACCTGATCTGTGTACATTGGTGCCTAATAGCCATGTGGCTCTTGTCGCTGAAAGCTGCAATACATCACATGACTATATTTGCATGGTTACTCGAG CAGAAAACAAATGTTCCCACAAGCTTTGCCATATGGAGTATATGATCGCCCTTGCAGCTGTCAGTGGATTAATCCTTTTCATCACTTTGGTTGTTGTCGTATGGCTGCTAGTATATAGGCGAAGCAAGAAGCGCAGACGGTCTCGCAAAATTTCTAGTCCTTCAACAGCTGCATTAGTTCCTCCATTATGGAAAGTATTCACCAGCGAAGAGCTGAGATCAATTACAAAGAACTTTAGTGAAGGAAACAGACTTCTTGGTGATGCCAAAactggtggaacttatagtggtCTCTTGCCTGACGGCTCAAGAGTGGCTGTTAAGAGACTGAAGAGGTATAGCCTTCAAAGGAAGAAGGAATTCTATTCTGAGATTGGAAGGGTTGCCAAACTTCATCATCCTAATCTAGTTGCTGTAAAAGGCTGTTGCTATGATCATGGTGATCGCTATATTATCTATGAATTTGTTGCCAATGGGCCGTTGGATCGATGGCTGCACCACATGCCAAGAGGCGGTCGAAGCTTAGATTGGGCCATGAGGATGAGAGTTGCTACAACACTTGCTCAAGGGATTGC ATTCCTGCATGACAAGGTGAAGCCCCAAGTTGTACACCGCGACATACGTGCAAGCAATGTCCTTCTTGACGAAGAGTTTGGGTCTCATCTGATGGGTGTAGGTCTTTCCAAGATTGTGCCATGGGAAGTTATGCATGAAAGGACAAAGACAGCGGGAACCTATGGATATCTTGCTCCAGAGTTCATGTATCGAAACGAATTGACAACTAAAAGTGATGTCTATAGTTTCGGTGTGCTGCTGCTGGAAATCATCAGCGGCCGACGACCAAGCCAGGCTGTTGAATCCGTGGGCTGGCAGACAATATTTGAGTGGGCGACCCCGCTAGTTCAGTCCCACAGATATGTTGAACTCCTCGATCCTTTCATATCTGACATCCCAGAGGTCGGGGTGATACAAAAGGCTGTGGATCTCGTATACTCATGCACCCAACTTGTCCCATCAGTTCGGCCAAGGATGTCGCATGTCGTGCATCAACTGCAGCAGTTGGGTCTGAGAGCACTCTCCGAGCAGCCAAGAAGCGGCACGAGCACCAGCGCAACATCGCCAATGTTGCCGTTGGAGGTGGAGTATCCTCGCTGA
- the LOC121991397 gene encoding C-type lectin receptor-like tyrosine-protein kinase At1g52310 isoform X2 → MEEGGGSGSVGGGGSRDVAFLSSFLICFFLAVVSAQDPYCPDGWHVSPSKNKCFMHMTGSLPWVQSERVCQNFSGYLAALTSVDELSFAQSLCAGSIRGCWVGGRGYNSSLGFRWKWSDNISRWNESVFPGKSFHFDCSSASCNRMSPPDLCTLVPNSHVALVAESCNTSHDYICMVTRENKCSHKLCHMEYMIALAAVSGLILFITLVVVVWLLVYRRSKKRRRSRKISSPSTAALVPPLWKVFTSEELRSITKNFSEGNRLLGDAKTGGTYSGLLPDGSRVAVKRLKRYSLQRKKEFYSEIGRVAKLHHPNLVAVKGCCYDHGDRYIIYEFVANGPLDRWLHHMPRGGRSLDWAMRMRVATTLAQGIAFLHDKVKPQVVHRDIRASNVLLDEEFGSHLMGVGLSKIVPWEVMHERTKTAGTYGYLAPEFMYRNELTTKSDVYSFGVLLLEIISGRRPSQAVESVGWQTIFEWATPLVQSHRYVELLDPFISDIPEVGVIQKAVDLVYSCTQLVPSVRPRMSHVVHQLQQLGLRALSEQPRSGTSTSATSPMLPLEVEYPR, encoded by the exons ATGGAGGAGGGAGGAGGTAGTGGCAGTGTTGGTGGCGGTGGATCTAGGGATGttgccttcctctcctccttcctcATCTGCTTCTTCCTTGCTGTCGTCTCAGCTCAAGACC CATACTGCCCTGATGGTTGGCATGTCAGTCCCAGTAAGAACAAATGCTTTATGCATATGACTGGTTCTCTGCCTTGGGTTCAATCAGAGAGAGTCTGCCAGAATTTTAGTGGCTATTTGGCAGCCCTCACTTCAGTTGATGAGTTGAGTTTTGCTCAAAGCTTATGCGCTGGAAGCATTAGAGGATGCTGGGTGGGAGGACGAGGTTATAATTCTTCTCTCGGATTTCGCTGGAAATGGTCTGACAATATTTCGAGATGGAATGAATCTGTTTTCCCTGGCAAATCTTTTCATTTTGATTGTTCAAGTGCTTCGTGCAACAGAATGAGCCCACCTGATCTGTGTACATTGGTGCCTAATAGCCATGTGGCTCTTGTCGCTGAAAGCTGCAATACATCACATGACTATATTTGCATGGTTACTCGAG AAAACAAATGTTCCCACAAGCTTTGCCATATGGAGTATATGATCGCCCTTGCAGCTGTCAGTGGATTAATCCTTTTCATCACTTTGGTTGTTGTCGTATGGCTGCTAGTATATAGGCGAAGCAAGAAGCGCAGACGGTCTCGCAAAATTTCTAGTCCTTCAACAGCTGCATTAGTTCCTCCATTATGGAAAGTATTCACCAGCGAAGAGCTGAGATCAATTACAAAGAACTTTAGTGAAGGAAACAGACTTCTTGGTGATGCCAAAactggtggaacttatagtggtCTCTTGCCTGACGGCTCAAGAGTGGCTGTTAAGAGACTGAAGAGGTATAGCCTTCAAAGGAAGAAGGAATTCTATTCTGAGATTGGAAGGGTTGCCAAACTTCATCATCCTAATCTAGTTGCTGTAAAAGGCTGTTGCTATGATCATGGTGATCGCTATATTATCTATGAATTTGTTGCCAATGGGCCGTTGGATCGATGGCTGCACCACATGCCAAGAGGCGGTCGAAGCTTAGATTGGGCCATGAGGATGAGAGTTGCTACAACACTTGCTCAAGGGATTGC ATTCCTGCATGACAAGGTGAAGCCCCAAGTTGTACACCGCGACATACGTGCAAGCAATGTCCTTCTTGACGAAGAGTTTGGGTCTCATCTGATGGGTGTAGGTCTTTCCAAGATTGTGCCATGGGAAGTTATGCATGAAAGGACAAAGACAGCGGGAACCTATGGATATCTTGCTCCAGAGTTCATGTATCGAAACGAATTGACAACTAAAAGTGATGTCTATAGTTTCGGTGTGCTGCTGCTGGAAATCATCAGCGGCCGACGACCAAGCCAGGCTGTTGAATCCGTGGGCTGGCAGACAATATTTGAGTGGGCGACCCCGCTAGTTCAGTCCCACAGATATGTTGAACTCCTCGATCCTTTCATATCTGACATCCCAGAGGTCGGGGTGATACAAAAGGCTGTGGATCTCGTATACTCATGCACCCAACTTGTCCCATCAGTTCGGCCAAGGATGTCGCATGTCGTGCATCAACTGCAGCAGTTGGGTCTGAGAGCACTCTCCGAGCAGCCAAGAAGCGGCACGAGCACCAGCGCAACATCGCCAATGTTGCCGTTGGAGGTGGAGTATCCTCGCTGA